In a genomic window of Anas acuta chromosome 9, bAnaAcu1.1, whole genome shotgun sequence:
- the EPHB3 gene encoding ephrin type-B receptor 3 isoform X4 — protein sequence MDTKWVTSELAWTTHPETGWEEVSGYDEAMNPIRTYQVCNVREANQNNWLRTKFIQRQDVQRVYVELKFTVRDCNSIPNIPGSCKETFNLFYYESDTDSASASSPFWMENPYIKVDTIAPDESFSKLESGRVNTKVRSFGPLSKNGFYLAFQDLGACMSLISVRAFYKKCSNTIAGFAIFPETLTGAEPTSLVIAPGTCIPNAVEVSVPLKLYCNGDGEWMVPVGACTCAAGYEPTMKDTQCQACGPGTFKSKQGEGPCSPCPPNSRTTSGAATVCTCRTGFFRADTDPADSACTSVPSAPRSVISNVNETSLVLEWSEPQDAGGRDDLLYNVICKKCSVERRLCTRCDDNVEFVPRQLGLTERRIYISNLMAHTQYTFEVQAVNGISSKSPFPPHFASVNITTNQAAPSAVPTMHLHSSTGNSMTLSWTPPERPNGIILDYEIKYSEKQGQSDGIANTVTSQKNSVRLDGLKANARYMVQVRARTVAGYGRYSLPTEFQTTAEDGSTGKTFQELPLIVGSATAGLLFVIVVVVIAIVCFRKGMVTEHLLSSPLGRKQRNSTDPEYTEKLQQYVTPGMKVYIDPFTYEDPNEAVREFAKEIDISCVKIEEVIGAGEFGEVCRGRLKLPGRREIFVAIKTLKVGYTERQRRDFLSEASIMGQFDHPNIIHLEGVVTKSRPVMIITEFMENCALDSFLRLNDGQFTVIQLVGMLRGIAAGMKYLSEMNYVHRDLAARNILVNSNLVCKVSDFGLSRFLEDDPADPTYTSSLGGKIPIRWTAPEAIAYRKFTSASDVWSYGIVMWEVMSYGERPYWDMSNQDVINAVEQDYRLPPPMDCPTALHQLMLDCWVRDRNLRPKFAQIVNTLDKLIRNAASLKVIASVQSGVSQPLLDRTVPDYTTFTTVGDWLDAIKMGRYKENFVNAGFASFDLVAQMTAEDLLRIGVTLAGHQKKILSSIQDMRLQMNQTLPVQV from the exons ATGGACACGAAGTGGGTGACCTCGGAGTTGGCATGGACAACCCATCCGGAGACGGGG TGGGAAGAGGTGAGCGGCTACGACGAGGCCATGAACCCCATCCGCACGTACCAGGTGTGCAACGTGCGGGAGGCCAACCAGAACAACTGGCTGCGCACCAAGTTCATCCAGCGCCAGGACGTCCAGCGCGTCTACGTGGAGCTCAAGTTCACCGTGCGGGACTGCAACAGCATCCCCAACATCCCCGGCTCCTGCAAAGAGACCTTCAACCTCTTCTATTACGAGTCGGATACGGATTCTGCCTCGGCGAGCAGCCCTTTCTGGATGGAGAACCCCTATATCAAAGTGGATACAATTGCCCCGGACGAGAGCTTCTCCAAGCTGGAGTCGGGCCGCGTGAACACCAAGGTGCgcagctttgggcccctctcCAAAAACGGCTTTTACCTGGCCTTCCAGGACCTGGGGGCCTGCATGTCCCTCATCTCCGTGCGGGCTTTCTACAAGAAATGCTCCAACACCATCGCTGGCTTTGCCATCTTCCCGGAGACATTAACGGGGGCTGAGCCCACGTCTCTGGTCATCGCTCCGGGCACCTGCATCCCCAACGCGGTGGAGGTGTCCGTCCCCCTCAAGCTGTACTGCAACGGCGACGGCGAGTGGATGGTGCCCGTGGGAGCCTGCACGTGTGCTGCTGGCTACGAGCCGACCATGAAGGACACCCAGTGCCAAG cctgcGGCCCGGGAACCTTCAAATCCAAGCAGGGCGAGgggccctgctccccctgcccgcccAACAGCCGCACGACCTCGGGAGCAGCGACGGTCTGCACGTGCCGCACCGGCTTCTTCCGCGCCGACACGGACCCCGCCGACAGCGCCTGCACCA GCGTGCCGTCGGCTCCCCGCAGCGTCATCTCCAACGTGAACGAGACGTCGCTGGTGCTGGAGTGGAGCGAGCCGCAGGACGCGGGCGGGCGGGACGACCTGCTCTACAACGTCATCTGCAAGAAGTGCAGCGTGGAGCGGCGCCTCTGCACGCGCTGCGACGACAACGTGGAGTTCGTGCCGCGCCAGCTGGGCCTCACCGAGCGCCGCATCTACATCAGCAACCTGATGGCCCACACCCAGTACACCTTCGAGGTCCAGGCGGTGAACGGCATCTCCAGCAAGAGCCCCTTCCCTCCGCACTTCGCCTCCGTCAACATCACCACCAACCAGGCAG CCCCATCTGCCGTGCCCACCATGCACCTGCACAGCAGCACGGGGAACAGCATGACGCTGTCGTGGACTCCCCCGGAGAGACCCAACGGCATCATTCTCGACTACGAGATCAAGTACTCCGAGAAG CAAGGCCAGAGCGATGGCATTGCCAACACTGTCACCAGCCAGAAGAACTCGGTGCGGCTGGACGGGCTGAAGGCCAACGCCCGCTACATGGTGCAGGTGCGGGCACGCACGGTGGCTGGGTACGGCCGCTACAGCCTCCCCACCGAGTTCCAGACGACTGCAGAGGACG gcTCCACCGGGAAGACTTTCCAGGAGCTGCCTCTGATCGTGGGCTCGGCCACTGCGGGGCTGCTCTTCGTCATCGTCGTGGTCGTCATCGCTATCGTCTGCTTCAG GAAAGGGATGGTTACTGAACACCTCCTCTCGTCTCCTTTGGGCAGGAAGCAGCGCAACAGCACAGATCCTGAGTACACggagaagctgcagcagtaCG TCACCCCGGGGATGAAGGTCTACATCGACCCTTTCACTTACGAGGACCCCAACGAAGCAGTCCGGGAGTTTGCCAAAGAGATCGACATCTCCTGCGTCAAAATCGAGGAGGTCATCGGAGCAG GGGAGTTCGGCGAGGTGTGCCGCGGGCGCCTGAAGCTGCCCGGCCGCCGCGAGATCTTCGTGGCCATCAAGACGCTGAAGGTGGGCTACACGGAGCGGCAGCGGCGCGATTTCCTCAGCGAGGCCAGCATCATGGGGCAGTTCGACCACCCCAACATCATCCACCTGGAGGGCGTGGTGACCAAGAGCCGCCCCGTCATGATCATCACCGAGTTCATGGAGAACTGCGCGCTCGACTCCTTCCTCCGG CTGAACGACGGGCAGTTCACGGTCATCCAGCTGGTGGGGATGCTGCGAGGCATCGCTGCGGGCATGAAGTACCTGTCGGAGATGAACTACGTGCACCGCGACCTGGCTGCCCGCAACATCCTGGTCAACAGCAACTTGGTCTGCAAAGTGTCCGATTTCGGGCTCTCCCGCTTCCTGGAGGACGACCCGGCCGACCCCACCTACACCAGCTCCCTG GGGGGCAAGATCCCGATCAGATGGACGGCTCCTGAGGCCATCGCCTACCGCAAGTTCACCTCGGCCAGCGACGTGTGGAGCTACGGCATCGTCATGTGGGAAGTGATGTCCTACGGGGAGCGACCCTACTGGGACATGTCCAACCAGGAT GTGATCAACGCGGTGGAGCAGGATTAccgcctgcccccccccatgGACTGCCCCACGGCGCTGCACCAGCTGATGCTGGACTGCTGGGTGCGGGACCGCAACCTGCGGCCCAAATTTGCACAGATCGTCAACACGCTGGACAAGCTGATCCGCAACGCTGCCAGCCTCAAGGTCATCGCCAGCGTCCAGTCTGG CGTCTCCCAGCCGCTCCTGGACCGCACTGTGCCGGATTACACCACCTTCACCACCGTGGGAGACTGGCTGGACGCCATCAAAATGGGACGGTACAAGGAGAACTTCGTCAATGCCGGCTTTGCCTCCTTCGACCTGGTGGCACAGATGACGGCGGA AGACCTGCTGAGGATAGGGGTGACGCTAGCAGGGCACCAGAAGAAGATCCTGAGCAGCATTCAGGACATGAGGCTGCAGATGAACCAGACGCTCCCGGTTCAGGTTTGA